In Kribbella amoyensis, the genomic stretch CAACAGCGCGGCCGCGCTCGGGATCGCCAGCAGCGCGCCGACCACGCCGAGCAGGGCGCCGCCGAGCAGGGCCGCGACCACGGTGACCGCGCCGGGGATGTCGACCGCGCGGCGCATGATCCGCGGGGCGATCACGTAGTTCTCGACCTGCTGATAGATCACGCCGTACGCCAGGCAGGCGATGCCGACCCAGAGCCCGTCGGTGAAACCGATCGCGGTGATGATGACGCAGCCGATCAGGCCACCGACCATCGGGATGAACGCGGTGAACATCACCACGATCGCCAGCGCGACCGCGTAGTCACGCAGCCCGACGATCTCCAGGAAGATGAACATGAAGACGCCGGCGCACAGCGCGACCAGGAACTGACCGCTGACGTACCCGCCGACCCGGCTGAGCACCTGGTCGCCGAGGATCGAGACCCGCGGCCGCCGGGTGGCCGGGACCAGGCTGTACGCGGCCCGCTTGACGCTCGGCAGCGAGGCCAGGAAGTACAGCGTCAGGATCAGGATCGTGAACGTGTTGAACAGCGCGTTCGCGACCACCTTGCCGACGCCGAGGATGCCGCCGAAGGCGCGTTGCGCCAGCGCCGGGTCCTGGACGTACTCGGTCGCCTTCTGGATGAAGTGGTACCGGTTGTCCAGGTCGTTGACGGTCTTGGAGTTGTTCAGCAGGTTCAGCCAGTCGGGCGCGTTCTCGATCAGGTTGTTGATCTGCTCGCTGACCACCGGCACGATCGCGAAGCCGACGCCGGCCACCGCGAGGATCATCAGCAGGAACACCACACCGACCGCGAACCCACGGCGCAGACCGCGACGCATGAACCACTCGACCAGCGGGTTCAGACCGACCGCGATGAACATCGACACGACCAGCAGGATGATGACCGACTTCGCCTGGCCGAGCGCGTTCCACAGGCCCCACGCGACCAGGACGCCCAGCGCCGCGAAGAACCCGAACACGAACGGGTTCGACCGCCGCAACGGCGGACCAGGAGCCCCCATCCCCTCGGACGGATGCCGCTCGTCGATCAGCAGATCACCGACCGGCGTCTGCTGCAGCTCCCCGACCCCGTCCACCTGCCGAGCAGCAGCCTCCGCCGAAGCGGCCCGCCGCGCCGACTGCTCCGCCGACGCATCGGCGAGATCAGCCTGCTCCGCCGCCGCGCCGGCCCGCTGGGCCGCGTCGCCCGCATCCTCCGCCGACTCGTCGGCGTGCTCCGCGGCGCGTTCGGCCGCCTCCGCCGCTGCTTCCGCCGTGCGGGCGGCCTCCTCGGCGGTGTCGACGGTTCTGGTTCCTGCGCTGCCCTCGGTGGGGCTTGAGTTGTCGTCGCCGGCTGGCGTCACTTCCGGTCCTTCGCGGTGGACTTGGCCTTGTCGTCACTGTCGCCGGGCTCGGTCTTGAACGGGCTGTCCCCCTTGAAAGGGCTCTCCCCGCTCACCCGGGTCTCCTCGTTGGCCAGGTCCTCGAGCCGGAACTCGTCGATCCGGGTCTCGTCCCGCGGCTCCCGCGCGGCCGGCTTCCCGGCAGCCTTGGTGCCGGCGCTGTCGTCAGCCTTGTCGTCGGCGCTTGCGACAGTCTTGGCATCGGCCTTGTCGTCAGCCTTGGCGGGCGCCTTGGCAGCGGTCGTCTTCTGGGCTGTGTCCGGCTCGGTGGGCTTGCTGTCGGCCGGCGTGGCCAGCACGGCCGGGTCGACCCGCAGGTCGGTGTCGATCGTCGTCTCGTCGACCCGCGCACCACCGGCCGTCGACCCGACGAACGGGCTCTGCCCGCCGAAAGCGCCGCTCTGCCCACCAGTCGTCCGGCCGAACGTCGGCGCGTCCGCGGCCGGCTCGGTGGGCGCCGGGTACTCGGTCGCGGACGGCTCGGCCGGGACCGGGTACTCCGGCGCGGCCGCGAACGGGCTGCTCTCGGCCGGCCGGGCGAACGGGTTGTTCCCCTGCGACTGGCTCTGTGCCTGGCCCTGCGCCGGACCCTGGTTCGCCGGGCCCTGGTTCGAGGGGCCCTGGTTCGAGGGGCCGGTGAACGGGCTGCTCTGGGCGGCGCCC encodes the following:
- a CDS encoding AI-2E family transporter — protein: MTPAGDDNSSPTEGSAGTRTVDTAEEAARTAEAAAEAAERAAEHADESAEDAGDAAQRAGAAAEQADLADASAEQSARRAASAEAAARQVDGVGELQQTPVGDLLIDERHPSEGMGAPGPPLRRSNPFVFGFFAALGVLVAWGLWNALGQAKSVIILLVVSMFIAVGLNPLVEWFMRRGLRRGFAVGVVFLLMILAVAGVGFAIVPVVSEQINNLIENAPDWLNLLNNSKTVNDLDNRYHFIQKATEYVQDPALAQRAFGGILGVGKVVANALFNTFTILILTLYFLASLPSVKRAAYSLVPATRRPRVSILGDQVLSRVGGYVSGQFLVALCAGVFMFIFLEIVGLRDYAVALAIVVMFTAFIPMVGGLIGCVIITAIGFTDGLWVGIACLAYGVIYQQVENYVIAPRIMRRAVDIPGAVTVVAALLGGALLGVVGALLAIPSAAALLLIIREVWVRKADAS